The Anopheles merus strain MAF chromosome 2L, AmerM5.1, whole genome shotgun sequence genome has a segment encoding these proteins:
- the LOC121593581 gene encoding exosome complex exonuclease RRP44-like — MLTNKVFMKKTKRGNILKIVREHYLRDDIWCGSAACQTCPADENAALLDEVPEPVSERFAFPHYLLLDTNVILYQMDLLEESAIRNVIILHTVLDEVKHRSAVVYKRLRAVLSDPARKFYTFVNEHHKDTYVEREPGESANDRNDRMIRTAAEWYGKHLSPRVGKKSARAGVRIVLLSDDADNRAKAMALGLNTCSALEYMKAAKATFAHLLDKIAQRELVSESKDPLFPSHLTMLQIHEGIKGGKLMQGGFLASRENYLEGYVRVEGIEKAVLIQGRMNLNRAVDGDTVAIEMLPESEWKAPSDVVLVDEQTDPGDMVEPDPTFSVKPQAEREPTAKVVGIIKRKWRQYCGILLPSHIQGSTRHIFVPAERKIPRIRIETRQAATLLSQRIIVAIDQWPRHSRYPQGHFVRALGPIGSKETENEVILLEHDVPHSRFSEDVLACLPELPWTITAADLQRRVDLRGITVCSVDPPGCTDIDDALHARRLPNGNIEVGVHIADVGHFIRPGTALDREAASRATTVYLVDKRIDMVPGLLSSNLCSLRGGEERFAFSCIWELDDEANIRHTRYHKSVIKSKSALTYEEAQIIIDDAKQTNDVATSLRLLNRLAKILKKRRTEKGALVLASPEIRFQVDSETHDPIDVKAKQLLETNSMVEEFMLLANVSVAEKIEQEFPECAMLRRHPCPPQANYEPLVKAAEHQGFEILTTSGKELATSLDKAVKPDNPYFNTMLRILATRCMMQAVYFISGTVQRDEFFHYGLAAPIYTHFTSPIRRYADIIVHRLLAACIGADSTYPELLDKKVNSNLCNNLNYRNRMAQYAGRASVALHTHLFFRKRSEDEQAYILFIRKNALQILVPKYGFEGTIYVTGRNNEEIKTGVRFVYDEEQQTQRCGQVVFRAFDPVIVRLSLDSTNVQHEKLVFELVKPYIEGFSVKAQGAAAEVETPKRKGEPQQPTKSKKNKKAK, encoded by the coding sequence ATGTTGACAAACAAAgtgtttatgaaaaaaacgaaacgcgGCAATATTCTGAAAATTGTCCGCGAGCACTACCTGCGCGATGATATCTGGTGCGGCTCGGCCGCCTGCCAAACATGCCCGGCGGACGAGAACGCGGCGCTGCTGGACGAGGTGCCGGAACCGGTGAGCGAGCGGTTTGCCTTTCCGCACTACCTGCTGCTCGACACGAACGTCATACTCTACCAGATGGACCTGCTGGAGGAGAGTGCGATCCGGAACGTGATCATCCTGCACACCGTGCTGGACGAGGTGAAGCATCGCAGCGCGGTCGTGTACAAGCGGCTCCGGGCCGTGCTGTCCGATCCGGCCCGCAAGTTCTACACGTTCGTGAACGAACACCACAAGGATACGTACGTGGAGCGGGAACCGGGCGAGTCGGCGAACGATCGCAACGATCGAATGATTCGGACGGCGGCCGAATGGTATGGGAAGCATCTTTCCCCACGGGTGGGCAAGAAGTCGGCCCGGGCGGGCGTACGCATCGTGCTGCTCTCGGACGACGCAGACAATCGTGCCAAAGCGATGGCACTCGGGCTGAACACGTGCTCGGCCTTGGAGTACATGAAGGCGGCAAAGGCCACGTTTGCCCATCTGCTGGACAAGATTGCCCAGCGTGAGCTGGTGAGCGAATCGAAGGATCCACTGTTTCCTTCCCATCTCACGATGCTGCAGATACACGAGGGCATCAAGGGCGGGAAGTTGATGCAGGGCGGGTTTTTGGCGTCACGCGAAAATTACCTCGAGGGGTATGTGCGGGTCGAGGGCATCGAGAAGGCGGTACTGATTCAGGGACGCATGAATCTGAACCGTGCCGTCGATGGAGATACGGTCGCGATCGAGATGCTGCCCGAAAGCGAATGGAAAGCGCCGAGCGATGTGGTGCTGGTGGACGAGCAGACCGACCCGGGCGACATGGTCGAACCGGACCCGACGTTTAGCGTGAAGCCGCAGGCGGAACGCGAACCGACCGCCAAGGTGGTCGGCATCATTAAGCGCAAGTGGCGCCAGTACTGTGGCATACTGCTGCCCAGCCACATCCAGGGCTCAACGCGCCACATCTTCGTGCCGGCGGAGCGCAAGATACCGCGCATTCGGATCGAGACGCGCCAGGCGGCGACGCTCCTGTCGCAGCGCATCATCGTTGCGATCGACCAGTGGCCCCGGCACTCGCGCTACCCGCAGGGCCATTTCGTGCGCGCCCTCGGGCCGATCGGCTCGAAGGAAACGGAAAACGAGGTCATCCTGCTGGAGCACGACGTGCCGCACAGCCGCTTCTCGGAGGACGTGCTGGCCTGCCTGCCCGAGCTGCCGTGGACGATCACGGCTGCGGATCTGCAGCGGCGGGTGGACCTGCGCGGCATCACCGTCTGTTCTGTCGATCCGCCCGGCTGCACGGACATTGACGATGCGCTGCACGCGCGCCGTCTGCCCAACGGAAACATCGAGGTCGGCGTGCACATCGCGGACGTGGGTCACTTCATACGGCCGGGCACGGCGCTCGATCGGGAAGCGGCATCGCGGGCCACCACCGTCTATCTGGTGGACAAGCGCATCGACATGGTGCCGGGACTGCTCAGCTCCAATCTTTGCTCGCTGCGCGGTGGCGAGGAACGTTTCGCGTTTTCCTGCATCTGGGAGCTGGACGACGAGGCCAACATCCGCCACACCCGGTACCACAAGAGCGTGATCAAGTCGAAAAGTGCGCTCACCTATGAGGAGGCCCAGATCATCATCGACGATGCGAAGCAGACGAACGACGTGGCCACCTCGCTGCGTCTGCTGAACCGGCTGgcgaaaatattgaaaaagcgGCGCACGGAAAAGGGCGCCCTCGTGCTGGCGTCGCCCGAAATTCGCTTCCAGGTGGACAGCGAAACGCACGATCCGATCGACGTGAAGGCGAAGCAGCTGCTGGAAACCAACTCGATGGTGGAAGAGTTCATGCTGCTCGCGAACGTTTCGGTCGCGGAAAAGATCGAACAAGAGTTCCCCGAGTGTGCGATGCTCCGGCGGCATCCGTGTCCGCCCCAGGCCAACTACGAGCCACTGGTCAAGGCGGCGGAGCATCAGGGCTTCGAGATACTGACCACGAGCGGCAAGGAGCTGGCCACCAGCCTGGACAAGGCGGTCAAGCCGGACAATCCGTACTTCAACACGATGCTGCGCATACTGGCCACGCGCTGCATGATGCAGGCCGTCTACTTCATCAGCGGCACCGTGCAGCGGGACGAGTTCTTCCACTACGGTTTGGCCGCCCCAATTTACACCCACTTTACGTCTCCGATTCGCCGGTACGCCGACATCATCGTGCACCGGCTGCTGGCGGCCTGCATCGGGGCCGATTCCACCTACCCGGAGCTGCTGGACAAGAAGGTCAACTCGAACCTGTGCAACAATCTGAACTACCGCAACCGGATGGCACAGTACGCGGGCCGCGCCTCGGTCGCGCTGCACACGCATCTGTTCTTCCGCAAGCGCTCGGAGGACGAGCAGGCGTACATACTGTTCATCCGCAAGAACGCGCTTCAGATACTGGTACCGAAGTATGGGTTCGAGGGTACGATTTACGTGACGGGGCGCAACAACGAGGAGATCAAAACGGGCGTCCGGTTTGTGTACGACGAGGAGCAGCAGACGCAGCGCTGCGGCCAGGTTGTGTTCCGCGCGTTCGATCCGGTGATCGTGCGGCTCAGCCTCGACTCGACGAACGTGCAGCACGAAAAGCTCGTGTTCGAGCTGGTGAAACCGTACATCGAAGGGTTCAGCGTGAAGGCGCAAGGTGCGGCCGCGGAAGTGGAAACGCCGAAGCGCAAAGGCGAGCCGCAGCAGCCTACGaaatcgaagaaaaacaagaagGCAAAGTAA
- the LOC121593964 gene encoding N-alpha-acetyltransferase 60-like isoform X1, producing the protein MAQSFTWFPVNHLSSTKSNERLQNPYECPSVPLCSANDVQLRFLCPDDLEEVRTLCQDWFPIDYPLSWYVDITSSTRFFALAAIYNFSIIGLIVAEIKSYSKLNKEDRGIIPESMGRDAEIGYILSLGVHRKYRQNGIGSLLLDSLINHLTTAERHKVKAIFLHVLTTNRTAILFYERRGFVLHSFLPYYYSIRGKCKDGFTYVSYINGGHSPWSLYDYLKYWCSQVLTAGGLCPWICGRMRTAFRWVCYRTIGRFHLQQDE; encoded by the exons ATGGCTCAATCATTTACCTG GTTTCCGGTGAACCACCTCAGCAGCACCAAGAGCAACGAGCGCCTGCAAAACCCGTACGAATGTCCGTCGGTACCATTGTGTTCAGCGAACGATGTGCAGCTCCGGTTTCTCTGCCCGGACGATCTCGAGGAGGTGCGAACGCTCTGCCAGGATTGGTTTCCCATCGATTACCCGCTCTCGTGGTATGTGGACATTACCTCCAGCACGCGCTTCTTCGCCTTGGCAGCAATCTACAACTTTAGCATCATTGGGCTGATAGTAGCCGAGATCAAATCGTACAGCAAACTCAACAAAGAG GACCGTGGCATTATTCCGGAATCGATGGGACGGGATGCAGAGATTGGCTACATCCTGTCGCTGGGTGTGCATCGAAAGTATCGTCAAAATGGCATTGGTTCGTTGCTGCTGGATTCCCTCATTAACCACCTAACGACTGCGGAGCGGCACAAGGTGAAGGCCATTTTTCTGCATGTGCTAACCACGAACCGTACCGCCATTCTGTTCTACGAACGAAGAGG ATTTGTTCTTCACTCCTTTTTGCCTTACTATTACTCTATCCGAGGAAAGTGCAAAGATGGTTTCACCTACGTGTCCTACATCAACGGGGGCCATTCGCCTTGGAGCTTATA CGATTATTTGAAGTACTGGTGTTCGCAGGTTCTAACTGCCGGTGGACTTTGCCCATGGATCTGTGGCCGAATGCGGACGGCCTTTCGCTGGGTATGCTACCGTACGATTGGGCGGTTTCATCTTCAGCAGGACGAATAG
- the LOC121593964 gene encoding N-alpha-acetyltransferase 60-like isoform X2, which yields MAQSFTWFPVNHLSSTKSNERLQNPYECPSVPLCSANDVQLRFLCPDDLEEVRTLCQDWFPIDYPLSWYVDITSSTRFFALAAIYNFSIIGLIVAEIKSYSKLNKEDRGIIPESMGRDAEIGYILSLGVHRKYRQNGIGSLLLDSLINHLTTAERHKVKAIFLHVLTTNRTAILFYERRGFVLHSFLPYYYSIRGKCKDGFTYVSYINGGHSPWSLYGVRRF from the exons ATGGCTCAATCATTTACCTG GTTTCCGGTGAACCACCTCAGCAGCACCAAGAGCAACGAGCGCCTGCAAAACCCGTACGAATGTCCGTCGGTACCATTGTGTTCAGCGAACGATGTGCAGCTCCGGTTTCTCTGCCCGGACGATCTCGAGGAGGTGCGAACGCTCTGCCAGGATTGGTTTCCCATCGATTACCCGCTCTCGTGGTATGTGGACATTACCTCCAGCACGCGCTTCTTCGCCTTGGCAGCAATCTACAACTTTAGCATCATTGGGCTGATAGTAGCCGAGATCAAATCGTACAGCAAACTCAACAAAGAG GACCGTGGCATTATTCCGGAATCGATGGGACGGGATGCAGAGATTGGCTACATCCTGTCGCTGGGTGTGCATCGAAAGTATCGTCAAAATGGCATTGGTTCGTTGCTGCTGGATTCCCTCATTAACCACCTAACGACTGCGGAGCGGCACAAGGTGAAGGCCATTTTTCTGCATGTGCTAACCACGAACCGTACCGCCATTCTGTTCTACGAACGAAGAGG ATTTGTTCTTCACTCCTTTTTGCCTTACTATTACTCTATCCGAGGAAAGTGCAAAGATGGTTTCACCTACGTGTCCTACATCAACGGGGGCCATTCGCCTTGGAGCTTATA TGGTGTTCGCAGGTTCTAA
- the LOC121593964 gene encoding N-alpha-acetyltransferase 60-like isoform X3, which yields MAQSFTWFPVNHLSSTKSNERLQNPYECPSVPLCSANDVQLRFLCPDDLEEVRTLCQDWFPIDYPLSWYVDITSSTRFFALAAIYNFSIIGLIVAEIKSYSKLNKEDRGIIPESMGRDAEIGYILSLGVHRKYRQNGIGSLLLDSLINHLTTAERHKVKAIFLHVLTTNRTAILFYERRGFVLHSFLPYYYSIRGKCKDGFTYVSYINGGHSPWSLY from the exons ATGGCTCAATCATTTACCTG GTTTCCGGTGAACCACCTCAGCAGCACCAAGAGCAACGAGCGCCTGCAAAACCCGTACGAATGTCCGTCGGTACCATTGTGTTCAGCGAACGATGTGCAGCTCCGGTTTCTCTGCCCGGACGATCTCGAGGAGGTGCGAACGCTCTGCCAGGATTGGTTTCCCATCGATTACCCGCTCTCGTGGTATGTGGACATTACCTCCAGCACGCGCTTCTTCGCCTTGGCAGCAATCTACAACTTTAGCATCATTGGGCTGATAGTAGCCGAGATCAAATCGTACAGCAAACTCAACAAAGAG GACCGTGGCATTATTCCGGAATCGATGGGACGGGATGCAGAGATTGGCTACATCCTGTCGCTGGGTGTGCATCGAAAGTATCGTCAAAATGGCATTGGTTCGTTGCTGCTGGATTCCCTCATTAACCACCTAACGACTGCGGAGCGGCACAAGGTGAAGGCCATTTTTCTGCATGTGCTAACCACGAACCGTACCGCCATTCTGTTCTACGAACGAAGAGG ATTTGTTCTTCACTCCTTTTTGCCTTACTATTACTCTATCCGAGGAAAGTGCAAAGATGGTTTCACCTACGTGTCCTACATCAACGGGGGCCATTCGCCTTGGAGCTTATA TTGA